The Toxotes jaculatrix isolate fToxJac2 chromosome 14, fToxJac2.pri, whole genome shotgun sequence genomic interval CACAATTTAAAACATTCATATCTATAGATATAAGTATGATCTGAAAAGACGGAATTAGTTTTCAAGACTTGatgaatatatttcatttagAAATACGTTCACAAATCTGAAATGGAGGATGTGTCCTGACATGATGAGATAAGTGGATTAACTGGATAAGCCTCGCACTGGAACAATAACTGTAACTGTGGCCTCTCTCACCCCTCCTGCCAGGTTTTGAGTTCTTTGAAGCGAGCGCCAAAGACAACATTAACGTGAAGCAGACCTTCGAGCGACTGGTGGACATCATCTGTGAGAGGATGACAGAGAGTCTGGACAACAACGACCCGACCGTCACCGGAGCCAAACAGGGGCCACAGCTCAATGAGCAGCCTCAGAGGTCCCATCAGGATTGTGCTTGCtaaacacaagtacacacacataaacactcacacagacacacagacacacagacacacagacacacacacacacacacacacacacacacacacacacacactgtctgctgtCCAGAAATCCACAGAccgtagtttttttttaaattcagtttgtctcttgctttctctttcttcctttctcataAGCACATGCACTCAAATACTGCCATACAGAGTCACATAGCCCGGCTGCTTTAGttctccatctccctcactACCCACATGAGCTGGTTTTCCCCAAAGATTTGGTGTTTTCAGAGATGTCATCTGAattttttagttcattttgtgtAACGCTAAAATATGTGATAGTGGTAACATAGTCAGAGGGGTGAGGAAAGTTCGGCAAAGGTATCCACAATCCCAAGTTGTctttgtttcacacacacacacatacattcacatgcacacagactaTGCTTTATGCTGACAGAATTATAAAAGGCCAGTCAAGGCTGAGACTCCATCGTTCCTTATTGACGTGTCTGCAGTTGGGGTGTAACACTAAAAGGTTCTGAAGGAAGGATATTTTCCTCCATGTCCAGGTCCCACGCAGCCCTAACGCCTCAGAACTTAAATGGATACTAGAATAAATACTATGATAAATTATTTGCGGTTGTTTTAACTTTTAGTCCCATTGAGAATATATGTTTGTTGCTGTGGATAGagttgatgttttgttttatttatttctttatttttttaaacatttttgagtTGGTTGGGTGTAGTTTTGAGCATGTGAAGTCTCCCGTCCTTCCCAGTGTTGTGATTGAGTTTCCACAGATAATTACGGTCCAAGTTTGACGTCCAAACAGGGTCATTTGAAAGTTCGtcttactttttattttagatgTGAATGCAAGAATAGCAAACCTCACTCATATCAGTTTGCTAGTCAGGTTGCATTGTCATAGGATTCATTGTGAGCCTCTTCCCAGATTTTTTaaacagttgtttttaaatttctgtgaGTGCTCTATGGATGGCAGTGTCAGTCGCATGGTTTGTCCAGCCTTTGAAACCACTTTGTAAAGAGCTGCGTAGCCTCTCGGGCTGCTAGGTTATGACTTTTATTTCTagttcttttattctttttttttttttttacttttgttactATTTTGTAAgacatgacaaaataaaaggatAAGGGATATCTTTCACCACACAGAGAAGAGTGTATAAATGTTTAATAGCCAATAGATGTGCATTTTTTAATgcatatataataaaaaaaatacatatatataacatattaCACAATCTGAATGAGTTCGGATATTGGATTCCCACCTGTGCTTTAGAGAGAGGTTCATGCTGTTGACGTTTTTAATCGATGATGGGTGACTGAATGGTTATTTGTATGAGCTGCTGTCTGAATTCAAAACCCATCTGTCCAACAGTCTCAGTACCGACTGGGGCTAAAGGTTTCACATGTTAAGCCCATGGCCCCTTCTCATTGTACTGACTTTCATTCACTGCATACAACATGCGCTCACTAGAAAGGCATGTGATTTAGTGTGAGCACTGGTTACACCACAGAGCTGCCATCTCCATCAGCCACCAGCTAGTTTCTTACAGTATGTCATTGTAGATGATATTTTCACCTTTATTTTGTCGGGGGTGGGGCGGGGGCACAAGATGTTTTTAAGCATGTTAAATGTGGAATTGTGAGTTTTATTTCACTCTCTGATGCTGAAGTTAGGGATTTGTCTGCTCGTGTATACAGTACAATCCAACTGTAAATCATATGTTCACAGATGTGCTGAGGCATGCGGAAATATTTTCAACACCAACAGTTGTTTCTAAAtataacttatttattttgtattatttataatttatttttaagataGTGTTCTTCCTAGATGATGCATTGCAATCTGCACTTGACTTTTTAAAGGGATGTTCAAAAGTATTCAATTGCTTAAACCGTTCCgtcttttaaatgaaactgtatTTGTTCTTACAGTGAGTAACACAAAGCTTAACATGCTGTGTGTTAAACATTCCAGTGTGAGAGCCTCTTATCGTGTCCACGCAGCTTTGGTGGGAAGTTTGTCTTTTGATATCAGTTATGTAACGTTTCAGACTTGATAGAAGCCGACTGTTCTCACAGAGCAATagcagttctctctctctctctccacacccAAATATCAGCAACATGCAACCCTGCTGCAGGTTTGTAACACACGTACTGTACGTGGGCGTGTGAATGTACAGTTTGTATAAAGGCGGTTGTAGTAGTTCTACTTTCCAAAGAGGTCTCGGCAATAAATTTAGAGCCAAAAAGAGTACCTGTTACACATTTGTTAGACTTGTACTGACAAACTTGTGTCTGATAGTGCTTTCCTACTCTGTGCAGTATCTTCAAAAAGGGGGAAGAAGATGTTTTAGGAAGTAAACTGAATACTCTGaacacttcattaaaaaaaagtggtaaCTCTTACTGCATTGGTTACTTTTGACTTGTTtgttgatttattattttttttgttactttatttattgtgttttgctACAGCTGTAAACTTGCCGATGACTTAGGAACATGCATCAGTCCTGTTCAacactcctcttcctcctcctccccctcctctgcctcccccccGTCATAAATAACCTTTGTAAATAGGAATTTTCTGCCCGTCAGGTATTAGTTGTGTGAATTGTGCTGTAATTCTGTAATGCCAGATTTGCTAAAATGAGGAATCAATAAACAAATTCTAAATGCTGGAGTTTCGTGTTGCTTCAGCAGTTATTCCTGAAGGCCAGTGGTTTACAAGAAGTGCACATGTGATGTTTCAGAAATGGATCAGAGTAAATTTTATTGTGCCCACCAGAGGGCATTATACTGCAgtaatgtcttgttttctgcCCTTACCAGCTGTTTGACCATCTATGGTTTGGTTCAGCTTCTCTACTGCACTTAATGCAACACCCACAGTGTCAACTGTACACGAAAAGATGAAtgtaaagttttaaaatgaTGCATTCACTCTCTCAAAATGTGCCTTCGAACAATAATAAAGCAAGCAAAGCCCTTCGTCTTAGTAAGAAACGAAACACATGAGCTGTAGTAATGTAGTGAATTTAATAAATGTCAGGTAGAGACTTGAAAGTCCATAACACATGGATACATATGGTTTCTCAGTACGTACACATACATTCATGGAAGTCTGGTGACTGAACAACTACACGGCAGCCACCATCATGAAAAATACAATGGTTACTGTACACAGAAGCGACAAGACATGCAGTGTTCATTTTTgcaaaataatgaaagaaaaactagaAATAAGACCATATGCAAAATAAGAAATGtttcagtaaataaaatatatatatatatttgtcaTTGCTAAGTGCTTGTAAACAAGTAAGGCATTATATTACACAGTGGATGACAGCACTTGGTGACACTTGCACTCTTACTGAGATTGTCCAGCTTACACACAGATAAACGCTATCCTAGGCCAGTCCACTGGATAGCAGTTTGCTACATGgcttcccaaaaaaaaaaaagtagggcAACAAAAATAAGTCTCTTTGCTGCATAACACTGCCAGATTTTCATGAATCAGAGGAGGCTGCAGCCCATACCTGCTGCTGGATAACCTGCCATTTTCCAGTTGACTTGCAGCTCTCATCAAGGCCTGTTCACCTCTATGCAGAGCAATGCAAACGTTTCTCAGTTACAGCCTTGTATCTGGAGGGTGCGCTTACAATGGCCTCGCATTAAGTCTCTGATGAGGGTTATAGGCTACAAGTGTTCCTCACAATACGGGCCTGTATCCTCAGAGCATATTtagagctggaaaaaaacattcatgaaGAGCACCATTACTGGGACTTAATAAGCCTGGACCTGGTTTGGTAAAAGCTGGCATCCGCTGCTGACATGGTTCATCACCTTCTGCTTCAGCTGGGCTACTTGCTCCCTGAGGACGCTGGCTGTGGAGGCCAGCTCGGTATTCTGCGTTTTCAGGGTCTTAACCTTGTCCTCTAGCCGGGAGATCCTCTCCAGTTTTCGCTTGCGGCATTTGGAGGCGGCTATCCTGTTCCGCAGCTTTTTCCTCTCCGCCTTGATGCGCTCCTGGTTGTCCATGTCAattggagacagaggagggctGTCTCCGAAGCTCTGCATGTCAGGTACCGTCTGAGGCTCGTCCTTCACCATACCGGCAGACTGGAGTCGTGACAGAGCAGCCGCAGCGGCCGCCTGTTGCTGCGCGTTGGCAAGATGAGACGGAGGCGGCGGGAAGGGGATGGTGTCCGTGGAGAAGTTGAGGGTGGTGGCTCCGAGCGGACTAGCCGCATAGCCGTTCAAAGTAGTGTACACAGGAAGGTCTGATGTCTGAAGCCCGGCCGACCCGACCGCGTTGGATGACGCGAGGAGCTCCAGTCTGTCCACAGAGACGCAGCCAGCTTCGCTCAGCTGGTTCTGCTTATGGAGATCCTCCAGCGCCTTGACGAAACCCTCCGCGAACTCCTGCTCGTCACTGGCAGACTTCGGGTAGAGGAACTGGGAAGTCGGgttggtagtggtggtggtgaccAAACCGTTGGACTGGATAATGAGGCGCTCCAAGTCAGGCGAGGTTAGTTTCAAGAGTCCCAAGTCCGGTGAGTTGAGAAGTCCGTCTGTGTCCCGGAGCGGGTTTGATTTGAGCTCGGAGTTCTGGTCGTCCAGGTTCAgattaatttcctttttcatcATCGTGGTCTGGGAATAGATGTTGGAAACCCTCGGAGTATTCACCTCGGTGCCTGGGTAGAGGGTCGTTTCCATTCTACACCCTCACATGAGGGAGTGTTGAACGTTACGCATTAACGATTGTTGATCAGGCACATCCAAACATGAGGAAATCAGCTGATCCTTATTTTAGGTGATTCCGCTTCCTTATCTTTCTTCTTGTGTAATATCAGACAGTCAGATCAGTCGACCACTTTAACTGTTGTTGTGCCTGAGGGGGCTCTGATGTGTCTCTCCTGCGCGCGGATGATATTGTCTTTTCCCGATGGCACGACTGCTATGCGCAGCGCCAGACCTCGCTCGCTTTCTAGCCCTAAAAATTCCATTATGTCACTCCAGAGCGCGGAGATTGGCCCAAAATGACGTTGGTTTCCGGTTCAATTTGAATAAAGGGGCCGAACCGGTCTTTATTGCCATGGAGACTCTAGGTAAACTACAAACAGTGCAATGCATTGTGGTTTGATGTCATAGCATAAAAAAGCTCAGGGTCGCCaaaagagagcagagactgGGCGGGGAAGGTGTAAGAGGCGGAGGCCAAGGAAAGGAAGAACAGAAGAACAGGCCTTACAGAAAATATTTCTTCAACTCGGGCTAAGCCAGCTCTTACAGTGGGGAAAgaaacagaatagaatagaaaagaaaaagaggtgtAAAAGAGAATAGAGCTCTAGTCTGATTTTATGGGTTGCAGTTCAAAGTCAGTTCAAAGAATTATACATCAGGCTTTAGGCCACAACACTAACAGCTCCTCTTGTTGAAGCTGTTTAAGGATCAGTGGTAACattcaacagacaaacagaaatgaggTGTTAGAAGGTTTGAAGCTGAAAGTCAGGCGGATAACTGAGCATGAACGAGAAAAGGGAAGGAAACAGTGACAGTAGAATGAGGAAAccatatgtttatgtttgtacaGAAAAGAATCCATGAATAGAACAGAGGAattatttcacttttcacacCATGAATAACAGTGCCACTGTTACAGTATTCCCTCTGTACataaacagccaatcacagcgtGCAGTATACATCCAGTATGCAGTATATGAGGCCACTGAGTCTGGTCCTGAAACTACAGTAGAATATTGTTATTCTGTCCATACACAGCGAGGACGTCAGCAGACCGTCTGCATCAGCACCAAAGAACAGAGAGGGCATCAttagtttccatggcaacactgaCATAGCGAGTGACGCAggcaacacagagagggaggaaaggtgAATGGGTTgagggaggagaagcagagcgCTGTTAGCGACTGCAGTGCAGGTTGTGTAGGTGGCTGGCGGAGGTGTAATATTGCGTGTGATGTGGTTCAGAAATCAGTGTTGATTCTGTAACCTTAGAGACACTAACATGGCTAAGAGAAAGGTTTCATTTGTCTGAAGGGTTCACCTCATAATattcttcaaagaaaaaaaaagaagatatatTTTTTCCTCTATGCCAGTTTGGAGCCTCGCAGGGTGCAGTGTCCAGAATGTGTGAGTCATTCACAAACCCAGGGGCGTGGGCTGCAGAGTAGCActaggaatgaaaaaaaaaagagcttttcCTGTAAGACAATATTAGATTAGCTCTGCCTTCATGACAACAAACTGAGACTGTCCTCTAAACTCAGGTAATGGAGTGTGTCAGGGGTTGTGTAAGACACAGTTTCCCCCTCAGCAAGAGAAGTGTCCTTTGACTTTGACTCTCTTGGGAAAAACTAACATGCTCAGAAACGCCCATGTGTCGCACTCTCGCTGTTACAGTGCATGCATTCACACCTGCCCAGTAAAaaccactgagcagctccactggggCAGCTGGTTGGGGGTTAAATGCTTATTCATGGGGGACTGTCAGCTGGTCTGAGAGATGAGaggctgggtttttttttatatatatatatattttttcacttttagcCGCCCACTTGTAAGACTTCTTCCCTAACCTTTAATCAATGAATGCATTGCAGATGcttggttttcattttcagtgtccACATGTGGCttcagttacatttttatttcattaaagcattaaagcttggattaaaaaaagaccGTTTTTTGTTCCCTCCCACCCCTTTCCAAATAGAGCTCTGTCTCCTCATACAAAGGTGAAGAAATACTAATTCTCCAGTATTCTTTTGTTTAAATCCCTTcttgctgtgagctgctgtgAATGGATGCATTCCTGTACAGTAGATGGCAGTATAATCCACCCAGATCTAGTGTGTCATTTCCTTTGAGCAGTGAACCAGAAgaagacagcagcagccagcgCAGACAATCCTGGGATTCCTGTTTGGGGATATTTCATCCCCATGTTATAAATCTATGACAATTATTATCTTAAGATCTGGGGATAATGGCCAATAAGAAGAAAGTAATAGTAACAGGTGAGGGGGTTTTACTTGGTCACAGGAATGGAGACAGTTCTGTCTTAAATTATTTCATCATGTTATTACAGTGCTGTTACATGTACAGAGAGTTCTCTACTTGTGCCTGAGCTGTACAGTTGATCTGGTTAAAATTATTTAATCATTGTGtttatattataaatacataACAACAGTTATGTATttataactgtaaaaaaaatgttcttaaaaaATGTTCTGCAGAGAATAATGTTGCTGTCAGGAGAGAAGAGTCTCCTGGTTTAGAGAAGGAAGCTGGGAAGATGTGCATCAGGAGGGGAATGAATGGCACTAAATGTAATAGTTTTTAGTAACACAAATCTCCCAAAACTAGTCAGCTGCAAGCGATAACACATCCTGTGTCTTTACTCTGTGTCATGTGCTTGACTTCTACAATTAATGTTTAACTTGATGCAACCTTTAGACTTTGAATTGAGTCCTTTTTTATATTCAGCCTTATCACTTATCTCCATGACAGATAAGTATCCACTGTGACTTTATATTTCCCCTGCTACACTGTTTACCATTGCTGCAGTGAAGAATCCTGATAAATCATCTTTTTtacaccgttttttttttttttttttttttttgcaggcttTGAGCCTTTTGGAGAGCATGCAGTAAACTCCAGCTGGGTGGCAGTGCAGGTAATCAATAATCAGGTTGTCCATATTTAACAAAGGACTTTTGTTCCCTAATCTTTACCTTAACATGGCCTTTAACAGCTAAGGAGTTTTGTTTGTCGTGGGTCTGCAAATGCAGTCAAGGGCTACATAAAGGATTCTGTATGTTTGCCCACAGGAACTGGAGCGATTAGGGCTGGGCGAGGCAGTAGACCTTTATGTGTGTGAGGTGCCTGTTGAATACCAGGCTGTTCAGACCCTAGTGCCATCACTGTGGAAAGAGCACCAGCCACAGGTATTCAAGGAAATACAAGAACACACATTTCCATCATATTGTATCTGAAATGTTGCTAAAATCCATCAATCAATCTAAAGAAATAACCCAAACTAACCTTTGCCATCTGTGTCTTTTGTGGTCCTCTGAGCAGTTAGTAGTCCATGTTGGTGTTTCTGGATTAGCTACCACAGTCACTCTGGAAAAGTGCGGCCACAACAAGGGTTACAAACGGTTGGATAACTGCCACTTCTGCCCTGCCTCCCAGTGTTGCATGGAGAATGGCCCTGACTGCTTAAACTCAGTCCTGGATATGGACACAGTCTGCAAAAGGGTCAATGACTCTGATATCGGGGTGGCTGTGTCCGTGTCTAAAGATGCTGGGAGGTAGGCTATGTTATTTACACGTGTCAGAAAattcacacatgtacacacgcTGTATATGTTTAAAGGAAAGATGGTAATACTGTACATAATCAAACAACCATCCTTTGGCCACTGCCAGGTATCTGTGTGACTACACCTACTACACGTCTCTGTACCTGGGGCAGGGCCACTCTGCCTTTGTCCATGTGCCTCCACTTGGTAAACCCTACTGCAGCCAGGACCTGGGCAGAGCCCTTCAGGCTGTCGTACAGGAGATGCTGAACCTGCTGGAGCTGGATCATACTGAGGAagagcaaaaacacaatgaGCACTGCAATCACAAACATCAACACCAGCATGAGCACTAATGGCTGTCTCACAGCCCTGAGCAGACTCATAGATTCAGCTAACCAAAACAGACCATTGGCTTGTAGTAATGGATTAATCAGTGTAACTTCTGAAGCACATTTTGATTTAGTTGTGTGACTTAGAAAATGTTCAACCTGTGGCTTAGAGTGCAGATAGTGATGACTGAAGACAAATGGACCTTTAGGTGTAGAAATTAATGGCATGAATTTCAGATTTGTTGCCAACTTACAGCTCAGTGAGTCTGAACCAGgtgctttattaaaaaaagtgGTATGTTAAAAATGTTGCATGAGTCAGTCCTGGACACAAGACCCTGACTGCAgcatcttgttgttgttgtctttgtgtgccaGTGTGGATTTGAATGTGTCTGTAATGTGCACGAGTAGTTGGCATCAGTAAGTATTTGTCATGTCCAACTCTGATCTTCCATAAGACTGTGAAATTAGATGTCAACTCAGCAACATTTATGGACGTTAATGTTGCATAATGtgaaaaagggatttttttgttttactatattaAGATATAATCATCAGTAGTATTAATACGACAGTAGCTATAACTATAAGTTATATGGTGACACACTGTGGCAATTTTTACAGTTATACTATCTTCTCACTGGTTTCCCAAATCCTCTTGGTATGATTTGGCTATTGTCTTGGAATTATGCTGTCATTCCTTTTTATTGCTTGCATTTGCACCAGAGAAATGCTGACTGATGACtttgaaatgatgaaaaccTGAAGAAATTTAAAGATTCACACTTATAATAATGTTCTTATCTCAGGGAATATATTGCACATGCAATCAGTATGAATTCATTTGATGTGTCTGTCCTATGTGTGTATTGAAGCTTTGCAAGGCAAAGCCA includes:
- the LOC121193087 gene encoding transcription factor jun-D-like; this encodes METTLYPGTEVNTPRVSNIYSQTTMMKKEINLNLDDQNSELKSNPLRDTDGLLNSPDLGLLKLTSPDLERLIIQSNGLVTTTTTNPTSQFLYPKSASDEQEFAEGFVKALEDLHKQNQLSEAGCVSVDRLELLASSNAVGSAGLQTSDLPVYTTLNGYAASPLGATTLNFSTDTIPFPPPPSHLANAQQQAAAAAALSRLQSAGMVKDEPQTVPDMQSFGDSPPLSPIDMDNQERIKAERKKLRNRIAASKCRKRKLERISRLEDKVKTLKTQNTELASTASVLREQVAQLKQKVMNHVSSGCQLLPNQVQAY
- the LOC121193088 gene encoding pyroglutamyl-peptidase 1-like, encoding MANKKKVIVTGFEPFGEHAVNSSWVAVQELERLGLGEAVDLYVCEVPVEYQAVQTLVPSLWKEHQPQLVVHVGVSGLATTVTLEKCGHNKGYKRLDNCHFCPASQCCMENGPDCLNSVLDMDTVCKRVNDSDIGVAVSVSKDAGRYLCDYTYYTSLYLGQGHSAFVHVPPLGKPYCSQDLGRALQAVVQEMLNLLELDHTEEEQKHNEHCNHKHQHQHEH